A stretch of Bradyrhizobium sp. CCBAU 53338 DNA encodes these proteins:
- a CDS encoding caspase family protein, with translation MRTLTIIVSLMCMALSVSAAKADRRVAFVVGNGAYKNVAQLPNPPIDARAMAATLRNVGFEVIEGSNLTRDQMTEKLLDFGRKAQGSDVAVFYYAGHGIAVGGTNYLLPVDADIKSEMDVKLGAAINIDLTLDQTMGDAKVKLVFLDACRDNPFAAKIKSNSATRSVNVGSGLAEMKSGEGTLIAFATGPGQTALDGQEGNNSPFTRALIDNITKPGVEIQQAMTSVRAQVNEETHKGQLPWGHTNLIGAVYLNPSQPGQQVANAAPTASSSAPAAATTGNSEGVELEFWRSVKESNKPEELNAYLSAYPNGQFKPLALARLAAIQNGPSTTTRNLNAGVDPATFTDDATQLTEDQIGLDKGQRRDVQRRLTGLGFDTKVSGVFNDQTRSVLKRWQAARGYPSTGFLNKLQHKALLSEIVASTTTASDDSPKPARRAAPAQSAPAPRHSGGGDAGAAFVGGVVGGMMGGMFRR, from the coding sequence ATGCGCACTCTCACCATCATCGTTTCGCTGATGTGCATGGCGCTGTCGGTCAGCGCCGCGAAGGCCGACCGCCGCGTCGCCTTTGTCGTCGGCAACGGCGCCTACAAGAACGTCGCCCAATTGCCGAACCCGCCGATCGACGCGAGGGCGATGGCCGCCACACTGCGCAATGTCGGCTTCGAGGTGATCGAAGGCTCCAACCTCACCCGCGACCAGATGACGGAGAAGCTGCTCGATTTCGGCCGCAAGGCGCAGGGGTCCGATGTCGCCGTGTTCTATTATGCCGGCCACGGCATCGCCGTCGGCGGCACCAACTATCTCCTGCCCGTCGATGCCGACATCAAGTCGGAGATGGACGTCAAGCTGGGGGCCGCCATCAACATCGACCTGACGCTCGACCAGACCATGGGCGATGCCAAGGTCAAGCTGGTGTTCCTCGACGCCTGCCGCGACAATCCGTTCGCCGCCAAGATCAAGTCGAACTCCGCCACCCGCAGCGTCAACGTCGGCAGCGGTCTCGCCGAGATGAAATCCGGCGAAGGCACGCTGATCGCGTTCGCCACCGGCCCGGGCCAGACCGCGCTCGACGGCCAGGAGGGCAACAACAGCCCGTTCACCCGCGCGCTGATCGACAACATCACCAAGCCCGGCGTCGAGATCCAGCAGGCGATGACCTCGGTGCGCGCCCAGGTGAATGAGGAGACCCACAAGGGCCAGCTGCCCTGGGGCCACACCAACCTGATCGGCGCTGTCTACCTCAATCCATCGCAGCCGGGTCAGCAGGTCGCCAACGCCGCGCCGACCGCCTCAAGCAGCGCGCCCGCAGCTGCGACCACCGGCAATTCCGAGGGTGTGGAACTCGAATTCTGGCGCTCGGTGAAGGAATCCAACAAGCCGGAAGAGCTCAACGCCTACCTCTCCGCTTATCCCAACGGCCAGTTCAAGCCGCTGGCGCTGGCACGGCTCGCGGCGATCCAGAACGGTCCGTCGACCACGACCCGCAATCTCAATGCCGGTGTCGATCCCGCCACCTTCACCGATGACGCCACCCAGCTGACGGAGGACCAGATCGGCCTCGACAAGGGGCAGCGCCGCGACGTGCAGCGCCGCCTCACCGGCCTCGGCTTCGACACCAAGGTCTCAGGCGTGTTCAACGACCAGACCCGCTCGGTGCTGAAGCGCTGGCAGGCCGCCCGCGGCTATCCGTCGACGGGCTTCCTCAACAAGCTCCAGCACAAGGCCCTGCTGTCAGAGATCGTGGCGTCGACGACCACCGCGAGCGATGACAGCCCGAAGCCGGCCCGGCGCGCCGCACCCGCGCAGAGCGCGCCGGCGCCCCGCCACAGCGGTGGCGGCGACGCCGGCGCGGCCTTCGTGGGCGGCGTCGTCGGCGGCATGATGGGCGGCATGTTCCGCCGCTGA
- a CDS encoding TetR/AcrR family transcriptional regulator, translated as MGLAATKTRTAAPRRETSKSRGGRPTKSAAIERDQRLIEVATRLFLDRGFDATSLDAVAEAARVSKPTVYSRYGDKRGLFAAVLRREIARWLAPLSAAAETQLGNSSDISVEQRLVEIGREMLNFTCGPDAVAFSRMMTSQAINFPDVAKLGKEEGWLKAVATTARFFDHLVAQGALDVDDTTIAAEVFLDVVVGHTHRMATFGTPMELKAAEKRMRAAIKLFLAGALGPADRIPDTSKATQRRRNSR; from the coding sequence ATGGGATTGGCCGCGACCAAGACAAGAACGGCTGCACCGCGCCGCGAGACCTCGAAGTCGCGCGGCGGCCGGCCGACCAAGAGCGCCGCGATCGAGCGCGATCAGCGGCTGATCGAGGTCGCCACACGCCTGTTCCTCGACCGCGGATTTGATGCGACCTCGCTCGATGCGGTGGCGGAAGCCGCGCGCGTCAGCAAGCCCACGGTCTATTCGCGCTACGGCGACAAGCGGGGCTTGTTCGCCGCCGTGCTCCGCCGCGAGATCGCACGCTGGCTTGCGCCGCTGTCGGCGGCTGCCGAAACGCAGCTCGGCAATTCGTCCGACATTTCGGTGGAGCAGCGTCTGGTGGAAATCGGGCGCGAAATGCTCAATTTCACCTGCGGACCCGACGCCGTGGCCTTCAGCCGCATGATGACGTCGCAGGCCATCAACTTCCCCGACGTCGCCAAGCTCGGCAAGGAGGAAGGCTGGCTGAAAGCCGTCGCCACCACCGCGCGATTCTTCGATCATCTGGTGGCGCAAGGCGCGCTCGATGTCGATGACACGACGATCGCAGCCGAAGTGTTCCTCGACGTCGTCGTCGGCCACACCCACCGCATGGCGACGTTCGGCACGCCGATGGAGCTCAAGGCCGCCGAAAAGCGGATGCGCGCGGCGATCAAGCTGTTCCTCGCCGGCGCACTGGGACCTGCCGACCGTATTCCGGACACGTCCAAAGCCACTCAACGGCGCCGCAACTCCCGCTGA
- the cysK gene encoding cysteine synthase A yields the protein MDASHEAGAGRQPGRGRIYDSIVEAFGDTPIVRLRRLPGMHGVKATVLAKLEYFNPAASVKDRIGAAMIIAMEKAGIIKPDTVLIEPTSGNTGIALAFVAASRGYRLKLVMPESMSIERRKMLAFLGAELVLTPAAHGMKGAIAAAEELLKTTPNSVMPQQFKNLANPEVHRRTTAEEIWNDTSGDIDYFVAGVGTGGTITGVGQTLKPRKAALRVVAVEPEESPVLSGGQHTPHKIQGIGAGFVPDILDRSVIDEIVKINSTTAIETSRALARHEGIPGGISSGAAIAAALQIGKRPEAAGKTILAIVPSFSERYLSTALFEGI from the coding sequence ATGGACGCATCGCATGAAGCGGGTGCAGGACGCCAACCCGGCCGCGGCCGCATCTATGACTCCATCGTTGAGGCTTTCGGCGACACGCCGATCGTGCGCCTGCGCCGGTTGCCGGGCATGCACGGCGTCAAGGCGACCGTTCTGGCCAAGCTGGAATATTTCAATCCGGCCGCGAGCGTGAAGGACCGCATCGGCGCGGCCATGATCATCGCCATGGAGAAGGCCGGGATCATCAAGCCGGACACGGTGCTGATCGAGCCGACCTCTGGCAATACCGGTATTGCGCTTGCCTTCGTCGCGGCGTCACGCGGCTATCGCTTGAAGCTGGTGATGCCGGAATCGATGTCGATCGAGCGGCGCAAGATGCTGGCCTTCCTCGGCGCCGAGCTGGTGCTGACGCCGGCGGCTCATGGCATGAAAGGCGCGATCGCCGCGGCCGAAGAACTCCTGAAGACGACGCCGAACTCGGTGATGCCGCAGCAGTTCAAGAACCTGGCCAATCCAGAGGTGCATCGTCGCACCACCGCGGAGGAGATCTGGAACGACACATCCGGCGATATCGATTACTTCGTCGCCGGCGTCGGCACCGGCGGCACCATCACCGGCGTCGGTCAGACCCTGAAGCCGCGCAAGGCGGCCTTGCGCGTGGTCGCGGTCGAGCCCGAGGAGAGCCCGGTGCTGTCGGGCGGCCAGCACACGCCGCACAAGATCCAGGGCATCGGCGCTGGCTTCGTGCCCGACATTCTCGACCGCTCCGTGATCGACGAAATCGTGAAGATTAACTCGACCACCGCGATCGAGACCTCGCGGGCGTTGGCGCGGCATGAGGGCATCCCAGGCGGTATCTCCTCTGGTGCCGCGATTGCGGCTGCCCTCCAGATCGGCAAGCGGCCGGAAGCTGCGGGAAAAACCATTTTGGCCATCGTGCCGTCCTTCTCCGAGCGCTATCTTTCGACGGCTCTGTTTGAAGGAATCTAG
- a CDS encoding RidA family protein, which produces MRILQPAEWKKPRGFSHGVVAQGPGRWVVLAGQTGGDEAGSYAPDMAAQVATALKRIIKLLAEAGAGPEHIVRLTWYLTSRSEYEAAGAGIGAAWKETLGRNFPPSTLLYIGGLVDDRAKVEIEVTAFVPDA; this is translated from the coding sequence ATGCGCATCTTGCAGCCAGCCGAATGGAAAAAGCCGCGCGGTTTCTCGCATGGCGTGGTGGCGCAGGGGCCGGGCCGCTGGGTCGTGCTCGCCGGGCAGACCGGCGGCGACGAGGCCGGCAGTTACGCGCCTGACATGGCTGCTCAGGTTGCGACCGCGCTGAAGCGGATCATCAAGCTGCTCGCGGAGGCCGGCGCCGGCCCCGAGCACATCGTGCGCCTGACCTGGTACCTGACCAGCCGCAGCGAGTATGAGGCCGCAGGCGCCGGCATTGGCGCGGCCTGGAAGGAGACGCTCGGGCGCAATTTCCCGCCCTCGACGCTGCTCTATATCGGCGGTCTCGTCGACGACCGTGCCAAGGTCGAGATCGAGGTCACGGCGTTCGTGCCGGACGCATAA
- a CDS encoding patatin-like phospholipase family protein, with translation MSATSDGRTSGTVARLIRSLVLTCSLALAACTSLPRTPYTAADASASRVLDIDGLRRYADEPVTKFGFEQDKATGSRTYLALSGGGADGAYGVGVLNGWTAARNRPTFSVVSGVSTGGLIAPFAFLGPQYDDTLRELYTSGIAESLLNDPSIMRVLFGSGLFGNTRLRELVARYVGPEIMAQVARENAKGRRLLVVTTDLDTQRTAIWDMGKIAAVGTPEALKLFRDVMAASASIPLVFPPIMIEAEGQGRRFQEMHVDGGVTAPLLTLPEALLLQGRLPGNAKMDIYILVNKKIERNFELVANSTIDVASRSLSAITQSQTRSIIFSTYDFAQRNHLGFHLSYIERDYPAPPSEGFDTGYMRALYQYGYEKAASGQAWTSRMP, from the coding sequence ATGTCCGCCACCTCCGATGGCCGGACAAGCGGGACAGTCGCCCGCCTGATCAGGTCGCTGGTGCTGACGTGCAGCCTGGCGCTTGCCGCCTGCACCTCGCTCCCCCGCACGCCCTATACGGCGGCCGACGCCAGTGCCTCGCGCGTCCTCGATATCGACGGCCTCAGGCGCTACGCCGACGAGCCCGTCACCAAGTTCGGCTTCGAGCAGGACAAGGCGACCGGGAGCCGAACCTATCTGGCGCTCTCAGGCGGCGGCGCCGATGGCGCCTATGGTGTCGGCGTACTGAACGGCTGGACCGCGGCGCGCAATCGCCCGACCTTCTCGGTCGTCTCCGGCGTGAGCACCGGCGGCCTGATCGCGCCGTTTGCGTTCCTCGGGCCGCAATATGACGACACGCTGCGGGAGCTCTACACCAGTGGCATCGCCGAAAGCCTGCTGAACGATCCCAGCATCATGCGCGTGCTGTTCGGCTCCGGCCTGTTCGGCAATACGCGGCTGCGCGAACTCGTCGCGCGCTATGTCGGGCCGGAGATCATGGCGCAGGTCGCGCGCGAGAACGCCAAGGGCCGGCGGCTATTGGTGGTCACGACCGATCTCGACACCCAGCGCACCGCGATCTGGGACATGGGCAAGATCGCTGCGGTCGGCACGCCCGAAGCGTTAAAGCTGTTTCGCGACGTGATGGCGGCCTCCGCCAGCATTCCGCTGGTGTTTCCGCCGATCATGATCGAGGCCGAGGGCCAGGGCCGCAGGTTTCAGGAAATGCATGTCGACGGCGGCGTGACGGCCCCGTTGCTGACCTTGCCTGAGGCTCTGCTGCTCCAGGGACGCCTACCCGGCAACGCGAAGATGGACATCTACATCCTCGTCAACAAGAAGATCGAACGCAACTTCGAACTCGTCGCCAACAGCACGATCGACGTCGCCTCACGCAGTCTGTCCGCTATCACGCAGTCGCAGACGCGCTCGATCATCTTCTCGACCTATGATTTCGCCCAGCGCAATCACCTCGGCTTCCATCTCTCCTACATCGAGCGCGACTATCCGGCGCCCCCGTCCGAAGGCTTCGACACCGGCTATATGCGGGCGCTGTACCAGTACGGATATGAGAAAGCGGCGAGCGGCCAGGCCTGGACCTCGCGAATGCCGTGA
- a CDS encoding DUF305 domain-containing protein, giving the protein MWKVLAVALPLAAVAFAGGARFGSQPAHMASQMMMSELCGDEAPFMAENQTAMHRMMSDMDIAPSGDVDRDFSAMMIPHHRGAIAMAQAELRYGRNESLRRIAQEIIVDQQQEIAVMRLALDQPPPPSTATAVLVRR; this is encoded by the coding sequence ATGTGGAAAGTCTTGGCAGTCGCCCTGCCCCTCGCCGCTGTCGCGTTCGCCGGTGGTGCCAGGTTCGGCAGCCAACCCGCGCATATGGCGTCGCAAATGATGATGTCCGAACTGTGCGGCGATGAAGCGCCGTTCATGGCTGAGAACCAGACGGCGATGCATCGAATGATGAGCGATATGGACATCGCACCATCCGGCGACGTCGATCGTGATTTCTCCGCCATGATGATCCCGCATCACCGCGGCGCCATCGCAATGGCGCAGGCCGAATTGCGTTACGGCCGCAACGAATCCCTGCGGCGCATCGCGCAGGAAATCATTGTCGATCAGCAGCAGGAGATCGCCGTCATGCGACTCGCGCTCGATCAACCGCCGCCGCCATCGACCGCCACAGCGGTCCTGGTTCGCAGATAG
- a CDS encoding BrnA antitoxin family protein, with translation MADQPRRPRTLGDARTEAEAAFKKVTAKVAAPPPKQNVAPGIKEQVTLRIDQDVLEFFQEGGPGWQDRINEALRKAAGK, from the coding sequence ATGGCGGATCAACCGAGGCGGCCGCGGACATTGGGCGATGCGCGCACCGAAGCCGAGGCGGCGTTCAAGAAGGTAACGGCCAAGGTCGCCGCGCCTCCGCCGAAGCAGAATGTGGCGCCCGGGATCAAGGAGCAGGTCACGCTGCGGATCGACCAGGACGTGCTCGAGTTCTTCCAGGAAGGTGGCCCCGGCTGGCAGGACCGCATCAACGAGGCGCTGCGCAAGGCAGCGGGGAAGTAG
- a CDS encoding YncE family protein, whose translation MKRILALTTSLCLSGFSAMPAWSGQAPGSSAAADVPISHHDRVYAAEQFSNTVSVTDPVDNKLLGVIRLGAPSPQNFSPLYRGQLLVHGMGFSPDHRTLAVVSIGSNSITFIDTATNMVKHTTYVGRSPHEAFFTPDGKEVWVTVRGENYVAVLDPVSFEEKTRIVVANGPGMQIFSPDGKYGYVCSSFNPEIAVISVADHAIVGKVAQASPFCPDLAATPDGAQVWFTLKDTGKAQVFDARPPFNLLKTLDTGPITNHVNIVRNANGQFAYITVGGLNEVQVYRTDDFTEVATIPVGRLPHGIWPSGDGSRVYVGLENDDQLTAIDTLTNRVIANVPIGQAPQAVAYVPDAVPAARESGNGAMSVMDDTTSPEATNLQQLGIAGQVAHFTMAPVGQASEHPKPLTSVSLFEQGLSQVLQAAATGLEPKHNYVLALATHADGSGKLEPLAGFMTNPAGSAIVNALGPIRQIVQSDTADSRRYLVIAPGSMTEVGKPVQIQAP comes from the coding sequence ATGAAGCGAATTCTCGCGCTCACTACGTCGCTCTGCCTGTCGGGTTTCTCGGCGATGCCGGCCTGGAGCGGACAGGCGCCGGGATCTTCCGCCGCAGCCGACGTTCCCATCAGCCATCATGACCGCGTCTATGCAGCCGAGCAGTTCTCCAACACGGTCTCGGTCACCGATCCCGTAGACAACAAGCTGCTCGGCGTCATCAGACTGGGCGCGCCCTCGCCGCAAAACTTCAGCCCGCTCTACCGGGGACAGTTGCTGGTGCACGGCATGGGCTTTTCGCCCGATCATCGCACCCTGGCCGTGGTCTCGATCGGATCCAACTCGATCACGTTCATCGACACCGCAACCAACATGGTCAAGCACACGACCTATGTCGGCCGCTCGCCGCACGAGGCCTTCTTCACGCCGGACGGCAAGGAAGTCTGGGTGACCGTGCGCGGCGAGAACTACGTCGCCGTGCTCGATCCCGTCAGCTTTGAAGAGAAGACGCGGATCGTCGTGGCGAACGGACCGGGGATGCAGATCTTCTCGCCCGACGGCAAATACGGCTATGTCTGCTCGTCGTTCAATCCGGAGATTGCGGTCATCTCGGTCGCTGATCACGCCATCGTCGGCAAGGTCGCTCAGGCGAGCCCGTTCTGTCCCGATCTCGCCGCGACGCCTGACGGCGCGCAGGTCTGGTTCACGCTGAAGGATACCGGCAAGGCGCAGGTCTTCGACGCGCGGCCTCCGTTCAACCTGCTCAAGACGCTGGATACCGGCCCGATCACCAATCACGTCAACATCGTGCGTAACGCGAACGGACAATTCGCCTACATCACCGTCGGCGGCCTGAACGAGGTCCAAGTGTACCGTACCGACGACTTCACGGAGGTCGCAACCATTCCGGTCGGCAGGCTGCCTCACGGCATCTGGCCGTCGGGCGATGGCTCGCGGGTCTATGTCGGATTGGAGAATGACGACCAGCTCACCGCCATCGACACGCTCACGAACCGGGTCATCGCCAATGTCCCGATCGGCCAGGCGCCTCAGGCCGTCGCCTATGTGCCCGATGCCGTGCCTGCCGCGCGTGAATCCGGAAACGGCGCCATGAGCGTGATGGACGATACGACCAGTCCCGAAGCCACGAACTTGCAGCAGCTCGGCATTGCCGGCCAGGTCGCGCATTTCACCATGGCGCCGGTCGGCCAAGCCTCCGAACATCCGAAGCCGCTGACCAGTGTCAGCCTGTTCGAACAGGGCCTGTCCCAGGTGTTGCAGGCCGCAGCGACCGGGCTCGAGCCGAAACACAACTACGTGTTGGCGCTGGCCACGCATGCCGACGGCAGCGGCAAGCTCGAACCTCTGGCAGGCTTCATGACCAACCCGGCGGGATCGGCGATCGTGAACGCGTTGGGTCCGATCCGTCAGATTGTGCAGAGCGACACAGCGGACTCGCGCCGTTATCTCGTGATCGCGCCGGGCTCCATGACGGAAGTTGGAAAGCCGGTGCAGATCCAGGCGCCCTGA
- a CDS encoding DMT family transporter — MSTTPSKTMAALWMAGWLSLMLVMAVAGRETTRDLSVFQIMEVRSLIGFTLLLPIIHRSGGFKAVATKRLPQHLARNGVHYFAQLGWFYALTLIGIGQVVAIEFTMPIWTALLAASFLSERMTTWKIAAIVLGIVGVVMIVRPATGEINPGQLIALGAAIGFSVSMALAKSLTRTESALSILFWMIMVQMIVGFVPTLYVWTWPSATMWGWLFVIGICGTFSHYCLASALRYADATIVVPMDFLRVPLTATAGWLLYSERLDAWTVLGAALILCGNLLNLKPAAAPVPARAQ; from the coding sequence ATGAGCACAACACCGTCCAAAACGATGGCTGCACTGTGGATGGCCGGCTGGCTGTCCCTGATGCTGGTCATGGCGGTGGCCGGGCGCGAGACCACGCGCGACCTCAGCGTGTTCCAGATCATGGAGGTGCGCTCGCTGATCGGCTTCACGCTGCTACTGCCGATCATCCACCGGTCCGGCGGCTTCAAGGCAGTCGCGACCAAACGCCTGCCCCAGCACCTCGCGCGCAACGGCGTGCATTATTTCGCGCAGCTCGGCTGGTTCTACGCACTGACGCTGATCGGAATCGGCCAGGTCGTCGCGATCGAATTCACCATGCCGATCTGGACCGCACTGCTCGCCGCATCCTTCCTGTCCGAGCGCATGACGACCTGGAAGATCGCCGCCATCGTGCTCGGCATCGTCGGCGTCGTCATGATCGTGCGGCCGGCTACCGGCGAGATCAATCCGGGCCAGTTGATCGCGCTCGGGGCCGCGATCGGCTTCAGCGTCTCCATGGCTTTGGCGAAATCGCTGACCCGGACCGAGAGCGCCTTGTCGATCCTGTTCTGGATGATCATGGTCCAGATGATCGTGGGCTTCGTGCCGACGCTCTACGTCTGGACCTGGCCCTCGGCCACGATGTGGGGCTGGCTCTTCGTCATCGGGATCTGCGGCACTTTTTCGCACTATTGTCTCGCCAGCGCGCTGCGCTACGCGGATGCCACGATCGTGGTTCCCATGGATTTCCTGCGGGTTCCCCTTACCGCAACCGCCGGCTGGCTGCTCTATTCCGAGCGGCTGGATGCCTGGACCGTGCTGGGCGCAGCCCTGATCCTGTGCGGCAACCTCCTCAACTTGAAGCCGGCCGCCGCCCCGGTTCCCGCGCGCGCGCAGTGA
- the tgt gene encoding tRNA guanosine(34) transglycosylase Tgt, whose translation MTLPNHFELLATDGTARTGRLTTPHGVVRTPAFMPVGTAGAMKGMHWREVRDAGADIVLGNTYHLMLRPGAERINGLGGLQRFTGWNGPMLTDSGGFQVMSLSDLRKISEHAVTFRSHIDGAKIELSPERSIEVQRLLGSDIAMQMDECVRLPAERDDIDRAMRLSLRWAERSKRAFERAPHGYMLFGIVQGGDVPQLRHASAQGLVEIGFHGYAIGGLAVGEPQAVMLAMIDETAPALPADRPRYLMGVGTPDDILEAVKRGVDMFDCVMPTRNGRHGVAFTRFGQVNLRNARHADDPRPLDEESPWPSAHNYARAYLHHLVKAGETLGAMLLSEINIAYYQFLMQGIRDAIAHGTFDAFYRRTREDWARGDIAPR comes from the coding sequence ATGACTCTGCCCAATCATTTCGAGCTGCTCGCCACCGATGGCACCGCGCGCACCGGTCGCCTGACCACGCCGCACGGCGTGGTGCGGACCCCGGCCTTCATGCCCGTCGGCACCGCCGGCGCCATGAAGGGCATGCACTGGCGCGAGGTGCGCGATGCCGGCGCCGACATCGTGCTCGGCAACACCTATCACCTGATGCTGCGGCCCGGCGCGGAGCGCATCAACGGCCTTGGTGGCTTGCAGCGGTTCACCGGCTGGAACGGGCCGATGCTGACGGATTCCGGCGGCTTCCAGGTGATGTCGCTGTCGGACCTGCGCAAGATCAGCGAGCATGCCGTCACCTTCCGCTCGCATATCGACGGCGCCAAGATCGAGCTGTCGCCGGAGCGCTCGATCGAGGTACAGCGCCTGCTCGGCTCGGACATCGCGATGCAGATGGACGAATGCGTGCGGCTGCCGGCCGAGCGCGACGACATCGACCGCGCGATGCGGCTGTCGCTGCGCTGGGCCGAACGCAGCAAGCGCGCGTTCGAGCGCGCGCCCCACGGCTACATGCTGTTCGGCATCGTCCAGGGCGGCGACGTCCCGCAGCTGCGCCATGCCAGTGCGCAGGGCCTGGTCGAGATCGGCTTCCACGGCTACGCGATCGGCGGTCTGGCCGTCGGCGAGCCGCAGGCCGTGATGCTGGCGATGATCGACGAGACCGCGCCGGCGCTGCCGGCCGACCGGCCGCGCTACCTGATGGGCGTCGGTACGCCGGACGACATTCTCGAGGCGGTGAAGCGCGGTGTCGACATGTTCGATTGCGTGATGCCGACGCGCAATGGCCGCCACGGGGTCGCCTTCACGCGCTTCGGCCAGGTCAACTTGCGCAACGCGCGCCACGCCGACGATCCGCGCCCGCTCGACGAAGAAAGCCCGTGGCCGTCAGCGCACAATTACGCGCGCGCCTATCTGCACCATCTCGTCAAGGCCGGCGAGACGCTGGGGGCGATGCTGCTGTCTGAAATCAATATCGCCTACTACCAGTTCCTGATGCAGGGCATCAGGGACGCGATCGCACACGGAACGTTCGATGCGTTCTATCGGCGTACGCGCGAGGATTGGGCTAGGGGCGATATCGCCCCGCGCTAG